Proteins encoded together in one Altererythrobacter epoxidivorans window:
- a CDS encoding TolC family protein, giving the protein MRKLVTVSGALAAAIVAAPLSAETLDETIALAVKHSPALEAARAREDAADAAVRQASAERSPSASVQGQLGYGRIDPQGFFGLMADNVTPRVVQVGAEWPIFTGGRIDAAIDQAQGSAEIARIGTQAAMLDLRLQVIAGYTQALAAKQEVASYTAMTGMLTEVLRQSHLMFKVGAATSTDVSQAEARLAEAEAGLAGAQGTLAEAEARLSQLAGRSISVDAELPPPPPVPASADQAAVLAVADNPQLAQARKAAEIAEAGVRAAKAERMPTVAAYAEASTVRDQFFPGYKADSGSVGVRGQWKFFTGGRDSAKLDRSEAEARAAAADARLAQQNIEIQAVRAFEQVQAARAMLVAAEKRSNATIEALRSTRFEVKADAKPQLALLDASREAIEAETARIRAAGNLLSAAYGLRSITGMDLGE; this is encoded by the coding sequence ATGCGGAAACTCGTAACTGTTTCAGGCGCGCTTGCAGCTGCAATCGTCGCGGCGCCTCTCAGCGCCGAAACGCTCGACGAAACGATTGCGCTCGCAGTCAAGCATTCTCCCGCGCTGGAGGCAGCACGCGCACGCGAAGATGCTGCCGATGCTGCCGTGCGTCAGGCGAGTGCCGAACGTAGCCCTAGCGCAAGCGTGCAGGGCCAGTTGGGATATGGCCGCATCGACCCGCAGGGTTTCTTCGGGCTTATGGCGGACAATGTAACACCGCGCGTTGTACAGGTCGGTGCGGAATGGCCAATTTTCACCGGCGGCCGCATCGATGCTGCGATCGACCAGGCCCAGGGCAGCGCTGAAATCGCGCGGATCGGCACGCAGGCGGCCATGCTCGACCTGCGGCTCCAGGTAATTGCAGGATACACTCAGGCACTCGCAGCCAAGCAGGAGGTCGCAAGCTATACTGCCATGACCGGGATGCTGACCGAAGTTCTTCGCCAGTCGCACCTGATGTTCAAGGTCGGCGCAGCGACCTCCACCGATGTCAGCCAGGCCGAGGCGCGCCTTGCAGAGGCAGAGGCCGGACTTGCGGGAGCGCAAGGCACTCTTGCCGAGGCTGAAGCCCGTCTGTCGCAGCTTGCAGGGCGATCCATTTCCGTCGACGCCGAGCTACCCCCTCCCCCGCCCGTACCTGCATCGGCAGACCAGGCCGCAGTGCTGGCGGTGGCCGACAATCCGCAACTGGCGCAGGCGCGCAAGGCGGCAGAAATCGCGGAGGCAGGGGTACGTGCGGCCAAGGCAGAGCGGATGCCGACCGTTGCCGCTTATGCAGAAGCGTCGACTGTCCGCGACCAGTTCTTTCCCGGATACAAGGCCGACAGCGGCAGTGTCGGCGTGCGCGGCCAGTGGAAGTTTTTCACCGGCGGCCGCGACAGCGCAAAACTCGACCGATCAGAGGCCGAGGCCCGCGCAGCTGCAGCCGATGCACGGCTCGCGCAGCAGAATATCGAGATCCAGGCCGTGAGGGCTTTCGAACAGGTGCAGGCTGCCCGCGCGATGCTGGTCGCGGCAGAGAAGCGTTCGAACGCTACCATAGAAGCGCTGCGCAGCACGCGTTTCGAGGTAAAGGCCGACGCGAAACCGCAGCTCGCATTGCTTGACGCGTCGAGAGAAGCGATCGAGGCAGAAACGGCTCGCATACGCGCTGCCGGAAACCTGCTTTCAGCCGCTTACGGACTGCGCAGCATCACCGGCATGGATCTCGGCGAGTAA
- a CDS encoding NAD(P)/FAD-dependent oxidoreductase, with translation MSLPHIVVLGAGLGGTIAAYEIRGATKGKARVTVVNKGEDYWFVPSNPWVAVGWREPEAIKVHLPPVMAKHGIEYSGVGAKKVDPSNNRIELNDDSHIEYDYLVIATGPDLAFDEIEGFGPGRHTVSICETAHAAEAYEKFEELCANPRPIVVGAAQGASCYGPAYEMAMVLDTELKRRKIRDKIPMTFVTPEPYVGHLGLDGVGDTKGLLESEMRDRHIKWITNAKVDSVEDGRIHITEVNEDGSEKKKHDLDFGWGMLMPPFRGVPALMGLEGLVNPRGFVIVDKHQRNPTYANVFALGVCIAIAPTGPTPIPVGVPKTGFMIESMVTAIAENLKEILGGQEPTHEATWNAICLADFGDGGVAFVAQPQIPPRNTNWASDGKWVHLAKIGFEKYFLRKVRKGESEPFYEKLALHVLGIKKMKM, from the coding sequence ATGTCGTTACCGCATATCGTCGTGCTGGGCGCCGGACTCGGCGGCACGATCGCAGCCTACGAAATTCGCGGCGCCACCAAGGGCAAGGCACGCGTCACGGTAGTGAACAAGGGCGAAGACTATTGGTTCGTGCCCTCGAATCCTTGGGTAGCGGTAGGCTGGCGAGAGCCGGAGGCGATCAAGGTCCACCTCCCCCCTGTCATGGCGAAGCACGGTATCGAGTACAGCGGCGTCGGCGCAAAGAAGGTCGATCCGTCCAATAACCGAATCGAGTTGAACGATGACTCGCATATCGAATATGATTATCTGGTAATTGCAACCGGTCCGGACCTTGCCTTTGACGAGATCGAAGGCTTCGGCCCCGGCCGACACACAGTCTCCATCTGCGAAACGGCGCATGCCGCGGAAGCCTACGAGAAATTCGAGGAACTTTGCGCCAATCCCCGCCCGATCGTGGTCGGCGCCGCTCAGGGCGCCTCGTGCTACGGCCCTGCATACGAAATGGCTATGGTGCTCGACACCGAACTGAAGCGCCGCAAGATCCGCGACAAGATACCGATGACCTTCGTCACGCCGGAGCCTTATGTCGGCCACCTCGGCCTCGACGGGGTCGGCGACACCAAGGGCCTTCTCGAATCCGAAATGCGCGATCGACACATCAAGTGGATCACGAACGCCAAGGTCGACAGCGTCGAGGATGGGCGGATCCACATCACCGAGGTGAACGAGGACGGTAGCGAGAAGAAGAAGCACGACCTCGATTTCGGCTGGGGCATGCTCATGCCGCCCTTCCGCGGTGTGCCCGCGCTGATGGGCTTGGAGGGGCTGGTCAATCCGCGCGGCTTCGTGATCGTCGACAAGCACCAGCGCAACCCGACCTATGCGAACGTGTTCGCCCTCGGCGTCTGCATCGCCATCGCACCGACCGGGCCGACTCCGATCCCCGTCGGCGTTCCGAAAACGGGCTTCATGATCGAAAGCATGGTCACCGCAATCGCAGAGAATCTGAAGGAAATCCTCGGCGGACAGGAACCCACGCATGAAGCGACGTGGAACGCGATCTGCCTTGCCGACTTTGGCGATGGCGGCGTGGCATTCGTCGCCCAACCGCAAATCCCGCCGCGGAACACCAATTGGGCTTCCGACGGGAAATGGGTCCATCTCGCCAAGATCGGGTTCGAAAAATACTTCCTGCGCAAGGTTCGCAAAGGAGAGAGCGAACCCTTCTACGAAAAGCTCGCCCTCCATGTGCTGGGCATCAAGAAAATGAAAATGTGA
- a CDS encoding TetR/AcrR family transcriptional regulator — protein sequence MGIAGKRARRFADRRDDIIDVASALLNSEGAQGLRLADVASKVGLDISSLGYYFPKKDALVAACLERSINWLERSVAEAAQEADERAKVAALIDAQFALFARQNAGGTQLALLSDLPSIADGARKPLEENLDKAVRTIAGFFPAGKPGRSRAEQLLASNILASNIFWLPAWQYGCSPKDYARTSRNLVDLFDHGFLDDVRETGEIPSLELDAGQKDARTAFLEAATRLINRYGHNGAKVERIAAELGLSSGSFYHHLRTKSELVVACFEASFDVFERAFDLAGSEETQGASLATATSAIAMYQLTADAPLLRIGSYQILPDELRRDMFTRSTQLVNRVAGMISDGIADGSVRHCDPRIAAQYYLATVHGFSDLRDWSSGEDAPRLVSKLLHALAKGAI from the coding sequence ATGGGGATCGCCGGGAAGAGGGCGCGGCGCTTTGCTGACCGCAGGGACGACATCATCGATGTCGCGTCAGCCCTTTTGAACAGCGAGGGTGCGCAAGGGCTGCGACTGGCAGATGTCGCGAGCAAGGTCGGTCTCGATATCTCATCGCTCGGATATTACTTCCCGAAGAAGGATGCTCTCGTCGCAGCCTGCCTCGAGCGTTCGATCAACTGGCTTGAACGCTCGGTCGCAGAAGCGGCGCAGGAAGCGGACGAACGTGCGAAGGTGGCCGCTCTTATTGACGCGCAGTTCGCCCTATTTGCCCGCCAGAACGCCGGCGGCACGCAGCTGGCGCTGCTATCGGATCTTCCGTCGATTGCCGACGGGGCGCGAAAACCGCTGGAGGAAAATCTCGACAAGGCGGTTCGGACGATCGCCGGATTCTTCCCTGCCGGTAAGCCTGGCCGATCAAGGGCAGAGCAATTGCTTGCGAGCAATATTCTGGCCAGCAACATCTTCTGGCTGCCCGCCTGGCAATATGGATGCTCGCCGAAGGATTATGCGCGCACCAGCCGCAACCTTGTCGATCTCTTTGATCATGGCTTCCTGGATGACGTTCGCGAGACCGGCGAAATCCCGTCACTCGAACTCGATGCCGGGCAAAAGGATGCAAGGACAGCATTCCTCGAGGCGGCGACACGCCTCATCAACCGTTACGGCCACAACGGCGCCAAGGTCGAACGGATAGCTGCAGAGCTGGGACTGAGCTCGGGCAGTTTCTACCACCATCTGCGGACAAAGTCGGAACTCGTGGTCGCCTGTTTCGAAGCCAGTTTCGATGTTTTCGAAAGGGCTTTCGATCTCGCCGGGAGCGAGGAGACGCAAGGTGCGTCGCTGGCCACTGCAACCTCCGCGATTGCGATGTACCAGCTTACTGCGGATGCACCGCTGCTGCGCATCGGAAGCTATCAGATCCTGCCGGACGAGCTTCGGCGGGATATGTTCACGCGATCGACGCAGCTGGTGAACCGCGTCGCCGGCATGATTTCGGATGGAATTGCCGATGGTTCGGTCAGGCATTGCGATCCCCGCATTGCCGCGCAGTATTATCTCGCCACGGTTCATGGCTTCAGCGACCTGCGCGATTGGTCGTCGGGTGAAGATGCACCCCGGCTAGTGAGCAAGCTCCTCCACGCATTGGCCAAGGGCGCAATTTAA
- a CDS encoding lasso peptide biosynthesis B2 protein, whose product MPIADWGMFFEAGLQLVAAAIIVRSRPTRRWTQNPLQSAPDQTDPREISTETKATVDRVRRAIARFSQIAPAIFICLPQAIAARRMLKRRGINSALYCGTRQDGSGEREFHAWLKVGEKWVVGHCDENSYAVFVPGGAGD is encoded by the coding sequence ATGCCTATCGCAGACTGGGGCATGTTCTTCGAGGCCGGGTTGCAGCTGGTCGCAGCCGCGATCATCGTACGGTCACGGCCAACGCGACGCTGGACACAGAATCCGCTACAATCCGCACCTGATCAGACCGACCCTCGCGAAATTTCGACTGAAACGAAAGCGACCGTCGACCGGGTGAGGAGAGCCATCGCGCGCTTTTCCCAGATTGCGCCAGCTATCTTCATTTGCCTGCCACAGGCGATTGCGGCCCGGCGGATGCTCAAGCGGCGCGGGATCAACTCGGCACTTTATTGCGGAACCCGGCAGGACGGATCAGGCGAGAGGGAGTTCCACGCCTGGCTGAAAGTCGGCGAGAAATGGGTCGTCGGCCACTGCGACGAAAATTCTTACGCAGTCTTCGTGCCCGGTGGGGCCGGCGACTGA
- a CDS encoding rhodanese-like domain-containing protein, with protein MFGFGKRKPIQEMTPGELYDLVADRKAIVVDVREPGEFAGGHVPGAINLPLSRFSPEQLPDAGDKTIVLNCAGGVRSAKALRMCGDVPVDTHLAGGMGAWGRAGLPVER; from the coding sequence ATGTTTGGCTTCGGCAAACGCAAACCGATACAGGAAATGACCCCTGGCGAGCTTTACGACCTGGTCGCCGACCGCAAGGCAATCGTCGTCGACGTGCGCGAACCGGGCGAGTTTGCCGGCGGCCACGTGCCGGGCGCGATCAACCTGCCGCTTTCGCGCTTTTCGCCCGAGCAGTTGCCGGATGCCGGTGACAAGACGATCGTGCTCAATTGTGCCGGCGGGGTCCGATCGGCCAAGGCGCTGCGGATGTGCGGCGATGTGCCTGTCGACACCCACCTTGCCGGAGGGATGGGCGCATGGGGCCGGGCCGGGCTGCCCGTGGAGAGATGA
- a CDS encoding YgaP family membrane protein: protein MNLDRAVLAFAGLVVTLSAILSVTVNPWWIALTIFAGVNMLQSSFTGFCPAAIIFRKLGVAEGCAFR from the coding sequence ATGAACCTCGATCGTGCAGTCCTGGCCTTCGCAGGCCTGGTGGTGACACTCAGCGCAATCCTGTCTGTTACCGTGAACCCGTGGTGGATCGCGCTGACGATCTTTGCGGGCGTCAATATGCTCCAATCCAGCTTCACCGGCTTTTGCCCGGCGGCGATAATCTTCCGCAAGCTGGGCGTGGCAGAAGGCTGCGCGTTTCGTTGA
- a CDS encoding efflux RND transporter periplasmic adaptor subunit, with product MMTERGMSRRGRLVAPVLTAVVLSLALPACNDEAAEPTTEQVSAKGPAIVLKQVEVPQWTSVSAEVATVDQAQATARIPGILTSLSVSEGDYVKKGQAIGRIVDSQLGYQSAALGAQAVQAEQELARVRYLYDNGVYAKARLQQAQAAAAAARAQQQAVQAVAGQGLVLAPATGRVLMADIPAGSAVAPGMPIATITSGPVVLRMDLPESLASDLRPGSTVRVTGEGEEILTGSISRVYPSVVAGQVRADATVSGIDTGLIGRRLSAEVESGTKSALLVPANYIVTRFGVDYVTVRTASDTAALVPVQASPSSEAGKVEILSGVSAGDVLVLPAKAS from the coding sequence ATGATGACCGAACGAGGGATGAGCAGACGAGGGAGGCTGGTTGCACCGGTATTGACCGCCGTGGTCCTTTCGCTGGCCCTGCCAGCATGCAACGACGAAGCTGCCGAGCCGACCACAGAGCAGGTATCGGCCAAGGGCCCCGCAATCGTTCTCAAGCAAGTCGAGGTTCCGCAATGGACCTCCGTCAGCGCCGAAGTCGCGACGGTCGACCAGGCGCAGGCGACCGCCCGAATTCCCGGCATCCTGACCTCGCTTTCGGTCAGCGAAGGCGATTATGTGAAGAAGGGGCAGGCGATCGGTCGGATCGTCGATTCCCAACTCGGATACCAGTCGGCAGCACTTGGTGCGCAAGCTGTTCAGGCCGAGCAGGAACTGGCGCGGGTACGCTATCTCTACGACAACGGCGTTTACGCAAAGGCGCGCCTCCAGCAGGCTCAGGCAGCTGCCGCTGCCGCCCGCGCGCAACAGCAGGCGGTTCAGGCGGTTGCTGGGCAGGGCCTGGTTCTCGCCCCCGCGACTGGCCGAGTACTGATGGCTGATATTCCCGCCGGGTCTGCGGTTGCACCCGGCATGCCCATTGCGACGATCACCTCCGGTCCCGTCGTATTGCGGATGGACCTGCCGGAATCGCTAGCCTCGGATCTGCGCCCCGGTAGCACAGTCCGTGTGACCGGCGAGGGCGAGGAGATTTTGACCGGCTCGATTTCGCGGGTTTATCCATCGGTCGTCGCCGGACAGGTCCGTGCCGATGCAACGGTTTCGGGCATCGACACAGGACTGATCGGGCGCCGTCTCTCGGCCGAAGTCGAAAGCGGGACCAAGTCCGCGCTTCTCGTGCCGGCCAACTATATCGTGACCCGTTTCGGGGTCGATTATGTCACCGTCAGGACCGCTTCTGACACCGCAGCATTGGTCCCCGTGCAGGCCTCGCCCTCGAGCGAGGCCGGCAAGGTCGAAATCCTTTCGGGCGTTTCTGCCGGCGACGTTCTCGTACTCCCAGCCAAGGCATCGTGA